The region CCATCTTTAACTAGTTTTATATCGCCTTCTTCACCTAAATTTACTATATCTTGTTTAAGAATAATTTTCATCATTTACTCCATATTTACTAATAATTAAAGGGTTTCCCTGCTAAAAGCGCTTGGGCTGCCGGTAACCCTTAACGGCTCGTAATTACGATTCGCTCACAAAAGGCAGCAAAGCAAGCGCCCGCGCTCTTTTAATAGCGGTGGTAACGGCCCTTTGGTGTTTGGCGCAGGCGCCGGTAATACGGCCCGGTAATATTTTACCGCGTTCGGTAATATAACGCTTAAGGGTATCGGTATCTAAGTAATTTACTTCGTTACGGTTAGCGCAAAAGCGGCAAACTTTTCTTTTAAAGTACTTGGGTTTGCCGCGTCTATCTTTATCATCAGCAAATTTATCATCATGTTCAACTCTTTCGTCGGTCATTTTAAGCTCCTATAAATTTAATTACCTTTACAATTAGGTAAAGGCAGGCTTACAAAATTAAATAGTTGTAAGCTAAAAAGGTATATCATCATCAAAATCGGCGTTGCCGGCCGGCGCCGGCCGGGCCTGTTGGCTACCGCCGCTGCGTGCCGGCGGGCGTTCGTAACTCTCTTCGTTGCCGCTAGTGCGGTCGCTTTTACTGCCAAGCAACATAACGTTGTTGGCCACAATACTCACGCGGCTTTGCTGCTGGCCGTCTTTTTCCCAGCGTTCTTGCCTAAGCCGTCCTTCTATCCCCAGCTGCTGGCCTTTAGTTAAATAACTATTAAGGCTTTCGCCTTGTTTGCCCCACAGGGTAACTTCAAAAAAGCTGGCTTCGTTTACCCAGCTATCACCGTCTTTTTTAGCGCTGTTGACGGCGATAGAAAGTTTGGTAAGGGCCATACCGTTATTGGTGTATTTAAGTTCGGCATCGCGGGTTAGCCGCCCCACAAGGGTTACGTTGTTGATGTCTGCCATAGTATTATACCTCGCCGGTAGTTTTTTCTTCGGCCTTTACTTTGGGTTTGCGCGGCTTTTTCTTGCTGGGCGCTTCTAGTTTAATAATTAAATAACGTAAAAGACCGGCTTGCAGCTTTAGTTGCTCGTCCAGTTTAGTAAAGCCGTCGTTTTGAGCGCTAAAGGTAAAAAGGTGATAATGCCCTCGGTCTTCATCGTTAATAAGGTAAGCGAGTTCGCGGTTACCTCTGTCTTCGTCTTTAACAATTTGGTAGTTAAAACCGGTTAAAATTTTTTTAACAGCCTCTAAACCGGTGGGGTAGTGGTCTTCTTTAACATTAAAGACACAAGTTAATTCGTATTCGCGTGGTTTTTCCACTTGCAGTTCCTCCTTATGGACTCATACGACCAGCTTTAGCTGGTAAGGTTTAAAAAAGTTTATACTATAGCCGGTAATCTGTCAAGGCCGGCGGCCGGGTTTTTAGTGGTCTATTTTAACTTATTTTAGGGTTAACCGGTTATGATTACAATTATTTAACCAATAGTTAATGGTTAGCTAGTTGACAGCTAGCCGTTATTAGCTTTAAACTGCTAATAAAACTTAGTTAATGCTTTTTAGGGCAGCCCTCTATTTAAGGACTTAATATAATGAAAAAATTAGTAATTATTGCGGTATTATTTGTTTCTTTATTAGCTTATGCTCAATCTGGGCCCGGTGGCGGGCAAGGCGGCGGAGGCGGGCAAAATGCTAATGCCAATTTTAACCCCAACTTATCCACCGTTTTTACAGAGGCTATTACTACCCACATATTGCACCGCCGTATTAATTATGGCGGCCGTATCGAGCCCATTGTTAGCTTTCCGCAGTACAGCACCATTACCGGTATTGTTAGGCAAGTTAATGTTAGGGTAGGCGATGTAGTACAGGCGGGTACGGCTTTATATAGTATACAGCAAATTCAGCCGGGTGCCGGCTTTCAGGTGGGTTGGGTTACTTCGCTTAATGCGGGGGTAGTCGCTCAGGTAGATATAGAAGTAGGGCAAAGGCTGGTAGCCAACACGGCGGCTTTAGTGGTGGCCGATGTCAGCCAGCTTAGGCTAAGCTTTTTTATGAATGAGCGCGACCGTAACCGCACCAATGTGGGCGACCAAGTAACTATCGCCAGTTATGCCCGTATAGTGGGCGAAGAAGAAGATAGGTTATTTAATATGGTACGCAGTAACGATGAGCGTTTAGCGCGTTGGGGCCTAACCCCCGATAACACCGCAGCCTTTAGCCCCGAGCAGCTTAGTTTAACCCAGCAAGCCCAAAGGCAAATTACTTTACAGCAAACGGTGGTGCAGCAGGTTCGTCATAACTACAGCAGCTCGCTGGGGCAAATAGCTTTATTGCCCATTATCCCCGATAGCAGTACGGGCCTTTTTAGGGTGCAGGCTAACTTTAGCAGCAATGCAGCCCTTACCATCGGCCAATTTGTAGAGATAGAGCTCCAAGTAGACCGCTACGAAGGATTAGCTTTATGGCAAGGACATATCCAGCGGCGTTACGGCCAAAACCAAGTGCGTGTGGTGCGCGAAGGGCGTATAGAGTTTCAGGAAGTAATCGTCGGCGACCGCTTTGGCGAAATGGTGGCCATTTTAGGCGGCCTTGAAGAGGGGGACGAAATTATTACCGGCAGTAACCGGCGGGTAATAATTGGCGAAGAGGTAAACTCGGTAAGGAGGGGTTAAGATAATGGAAGATTTAACCTCTGTTTTATTAAAAAGGCGGGTTGCCACTTTAGTTTTTGTAGGGATCTTTTTGGTTATTGGTTTTATTGCTTTAAGCCAAGTGCCCATTGCTTTTTACCCGCGTACCAGTAAACCCACCATTACCCTAGATGTGAGCGTTACCGGCCATTCGGCCGAAGACTTGTTTGATAGTTATGCCGGTATCTTGGATAACGTTGCCCGCCAAGTAGATGCGGCGGAGCGTATCAGCGCCGAGTTTCAAGGCAACCGCATAAGGTATCGCTTTGAGTTTCCGTGGGGCTACGATGTTGACGAGGCGCGTAACCGTGTGTTTGCCGTTGCGCCGCGTTTTGATGCCGCCTTTCCTACCGATTCGGCGGCTAGTTTTGGCCGGGCTACGGTGAGCGGCGGTAACGATAACAGCGCCGGGTTTATGAGCGTGGCGTTATATTCCAGTGTGCTGGAGCATAACGAGCTGTACTATGAGGCCCGCGATATTTTAACCAGCCGTTTTAACGAAGAAGTAGGCGATGCCGACATCATTACCATCTCGCCCGTGCAAATATTAAGGGCCGATGTAACCTTTGATAACGAACTGATGCTGGCCTTAAATTTTAACCCGCAAACGGTGGTAACGGCGGTTAATAACCGCTTTAGAAACCAAGCGATGGGGAACTTTAGCCATATTGGGCGGCCGCACACCTTACGTTATGTGGCCGATGCCGACACTATCTTTCAGGTAGGTAATGTGGTGGTAGGTAACGTTGGCGGCAGCGATATACGGCTTAACGATATAGCCGAAGTTAATGTACGTTACGACTTACCCAATGCCATTTTTAGGGCTAACGGCGAGCAGGCCATTTTTATTGTAGCTGTGCCCAACCCCGATGGCAACATCAGAACCATGTCCCTCGAGATAGAAAATATTATCCAAGAAAGTTTGCAGTATTTTAGCGAAGAGGTAAGCTTTGAGATATTTGTAGACCCGGTAGAGTTTATCGATAACGCCATTTTTAGCGTGGTGCAAGCGGCTATTTTAGGCAGTATCTTAATTGTACTTATTACTTTAATCTTTTTGGGCATGCCTAAAAACAGCCTTATTGTTATTAGCGCTATTCCTATTAGTTTACTGTTTGCCTTTATTTTTATTAGGTTATTTAATGTTTCTATCAATTTAATTTCGTTATCGGGCCTTGCTATTAGTATTGGCCTTACCATCGATGCCTCGATTGTTATCATGGAGAATATCCATCGGCATAGGGTAAACAGCTTGCGCGATAACGATGGCCGCAGCATTTACACCATACTAGTGCAAAGTATTAGCGAAGTGCGGCTTAGCGTATTGGCCAGTGTGCTTACCAGCGTGTGCGTGTTTTTACCGCTGTATTTTACGGCGCCTTTAGCTAATGCCATTTTAGGCGATTTGGCTTTTACCGTTGTTTTTATGTTATTAGCCAGTTTGGTAGCCAGTTTTACGGCGGTGCCGGTTATTGCTTACTACCTGTTTAGAAGCGGCCACCGCAAACATGCCGTGCAGCCCGAGCCAAAATGGAATATTTTTACCGCTATTAGTAACGGTATGGAAAATTTCTCTAAACGTTTAATGACCAGATTAACGGCTATTTACAGCTGGTTGCTTTATAAATTGCTTAAAAATTTACCGGTACGCATTGGTTTTATTGTGGTAGCTATTGCCTTACTGGCAGCCAGCTTAATCTTTATTATGCCGCAAATCCCCAGCGAAATTATGCCTACGCCGGCCAGTAATAAAATATTTGTGCACGCCAACAATAACCAGTTGGGCAGTGAAAATGCCGGCGA is a window of Spirochaetaceae bacterium DNA encoding:
- the ssb gene encoding single-stranded DNA-binding protein is translated as MADINNVTLVGRLTRDAELKYTNNGMALTKLSIAVNSAKKDGDSWVNEASFFEVTLWGKQGESLNSYLTKGQQLGIEGRLRQERWEKDGQQQSRVSIVANNVMLLGSKSDRTSGNEESYERPPARSGGSQQARPAPAGNADFDDDIPF
- the rpsF gene encoding 30S ribosomal protein S6, producing MEKPREYELTCVFNVKEDHYPTGLEAVKKILTGFNYQIVKDEDRGNRELAYLINDEDRGHYHLFTFSAQNDGFTKLDEQLKLQAGLLRYLIIKLEAPSKKKPRKPKVKAEEKTTGEV
- a CDS encoding efflux RND transporter periplasmic adaptor subunit, coding for MKKLVIIAVLFVSLLAYAQSGPGGGQGGGGGQNANANFNPNLSTVFTEAITTHILHRRINYGGRIEPIVSFPQYSTITGIVRQVNVRVGDVVQAGTALYSIQQIQPGAGFQVGWVTSLNAGVVAQVDIEVGQRLVANTAALVVADVSQLRLSFFMNERDRNRTNVGDQVTIASYARIVGEEEDRLFNMVRSNDERLARWGLTPDNTAAFSPEQLSLTQQAQRQITLQQTVVQQVRHNYSSSLGQIALLPIIPDSSTGLFRVQANFSSNAALTIGQFVEIELQVDRYEGLALWQGHIQRRYGQNQVRVVREGRIEFQEVIVGDRFGEMVAILGGLEEGDEIITGSNRRVIIGEEVNSVRRG
- a CDS encoding efflux RND transporter permease subunit, whose protein sequence is MEDLTSVLLKRRVATLVFVGIFLVIGFIALSQVPIAFYPRTSKPTITLDVSVTGHSAEDLFDSYAGILDNVARQVDAAERISAEFQGNRIRYRFEFPWGYDVDEARNRVFAVAPRFDAAFPTDSAASFGRATVSGGNDNSAGFMSVALYSSVLEHNELYYEARDILTSRFNEEVGDADIITISPVQILRADVTFDNELMLALNFNPQTVVTAVNNRFRNQAMGNFSHIGRPHTLRYVADADTIFQVGNVVVGNVGGSDIRLNDIAEVNVRYDLPNAIFRANGEQAIFIVAVPNPDGNIRTMSLEIENIIQESLQYFSEEVSFEIFVDPVEFIDNAIFSVVQAAILGSILIVLITLIFLGMPKNSLIVISAIPISLLFAFIFIRLFNVSINLISLSGLAISIGLTIDASIVIMENIHRHRVNSLRDNDGRSIYTILVQSISEVRLSVLASVLTSVCVFLPLYFTAPLANAILGDLAFTVVFMLLASLVASFTAVPVIAYYLFRSGHRKHAVQPEPKWNIFTAISNGMENFSKRLMTRLTAIYSWLLYKLLKNLPVRIGFIVVAIALLAASLIFIMPQIPSEIMPTPASNKIFVHANNNQLGSENAGDFLDAFEPIEDQILALVGDRLVNRFFQTRGAAAGSLLITISSSNDTLALIDQLNNELEAENWSFNIQQWDPASMPLPFTWDFQMRISGPDRMQILIYMEQVFDLIQRTRLYSWVNTAPTTTVTNQMAMQLRTEVVNELAISDAFLTNYARIYLSGSTLTVNESGDNVTVNFRYPRLNSSDEVLNIQIPFRGVSLPLSTFFEESFTEGISRIDIANQQESYIVRARLAAGLNNPAEVERRAAIIRSLIGEQIALDPGYLITFEDGRAQITAAQNSLIYALGISFVFMFLILAIQFNSYKIPLIIVSAIPFAITGAIFSLYIGSLLPFITSSTLSINSLLGIILLCTTAINNSIIMVDFYLNQEQITDKTEAIVYASTLRLTPILVSTLTTIFGMLPIALAFGDGSNVIQALGIVVSGGLAVS
- the rpsR gene encoding 30S ribosomal protein S18 — translated: MTDERVEHDDKFADDKDRRGKPKYFKRKVCRFCANRNEVNYLDTDTLKRYITERGKILPGRITGACAKHQRAVTTAIKRARALALLPFVSES